The genomic window ACAGGTACCACCTTCTCTGTCCTTCTAAACCTGCCTAGGAGAATAGACTCCTGGCACTTTGAAGCTAGAAAGAATCACCTGGTCgatcactctttctctctctctctctctctctctcagtagaGACTGATGCCCGCAGAGGTAAGGGACCCGTACCATCTTGCCTTCAGTgatctcttccccctcctcctagTCTTCCCTCCTCACCTCTTTTTCTGTGTTGCTGTCCAAGTTTATGAAACAactgccctcctgcctcctttcttcAGTTGGTACCAGTTTTTCCTAGTTTCCAACTGGCTAATCTAGTCTCCAAGCTGGAAAGGATCTTAAAGGTGACATATCCCTCACTGCCAGCCATCTGGTGTTAGAATCTCCTCAAGAATCTCCCCATTCCCACTTTCTACCCCTAGAGGTCACCCAGACAAGCCTCCAAACCTCTAGCAACTATTGTCTTGGGTCAATAGGGTCTATATTTAGCCCAACCCCAATTGCTAGAAAAGCCTTTCTTTTATTGAATGTAACTTTATCTCACCATAATTTCACTTGTTTATGGACTCATCcattcactgaataaatatttattgagtacctattatgtaccaggcattgtacTTCCACCAAGTCTCTATGGGGGGTATACACACCAAGTCTAACCTCTTTTGTGCTTGGTAGCCCTTCAAATCTCTGAAAGCTACTATCCTATCCTATCCATCCATCCCCCCACTCCCTTACACACCTTCTCTAGAGCAAACACCCCCATTCTCCTCACTGCTGTGTGACGTCATTACCTTTTTGGTTCCTCTCCTTTGGTTGCATGCTCCCTTGAAGTGTGACATTTGGAAATGAGTCTAATACTCCCAggacagagtagaggaagaccCTCAACTACTTCATTTGAATACTGTGCTTCTATTATTGCATCTTATGATAACATTCCTTTATCTGGCAGCTACATCTCTCTGTATCTTTTCCACTGAAACTTTTCCTATCATTCTAGCTCTGTTCCTAATCACTAATGTGACCCCTACAGTCCTCTTTCCTATCTAATTATATTCAGTTTTCATTGTTCCTTTTGTTCTTATATGATCATTTTGATCTTCAACTAGATTCTAAATTCCTGGGCAGATACCGTTTACATGGCATTTTCTTCATATTATTCACTTTATCCTTACAAGTAATCTGATAAGTGCTAACATTATCCCCAATTCGCAACTGAAAAGCCTGAAACCCGAAAATTCCAGTAATTTGCTGAAGTTACACAGGGAGCTGTGGGCAGAACTCTTATTTTAATTCATGCACTCAGACTCCAAACCTTGGATCTTCACAACTCACATTTACTTGTCCCTCAAGTTCCAGACACAGGGCTGAGCACATAGTGAGAGCTCTATGAAGATTTTTTGCCTATTTGGCTTATTGATcaaagtggaaaggaaaaagCTGAGGGCATGAAGACATAGTTTTTTCATCTGTCCGTTGAATGGAGCCGTGCAGAGTTGGCAAACTGGAAGATCTATTTAACACACATGCCCACTCTAACCTGCCCCATTGTGTACGTCCTGATCACAAGAGAAGAACTTAGAGTTGCTGGAGAAgatgtccttccttcctcccttcctccctccctcccttcctcccttcctcccttccttactccctccctcccttccttcctcccttcctcccttccttcctccctcccttcctttattCCTCTACTCTAACTGAACAGCCTTCCTGGGATACAGTAAGGGAGGGAGAGTCTGTTGGGTTGCCAATGTTGATCCTGCCACAAAGTGACCAGAACAGTTGTACTACTGGCTCCACTACTGATGCTTAGATGCAGTTTGTTTAAACATCAATAAGGCAGAGATACTTCTGTCTATCTTGAGAGTCTGGATAAACCTATGTTCATGGAGAGAGATACAGAGGATCCGCGATACCCTGGGCTCAACTACCACACTTCACCATCCTTGAATCGAGACCAAGATGTCTTTTCTTGTGGCCTCCACATTTAGATAATgcacacaaaaatacaataatagtgaGGCAAACTCCTTTTGCCCCTGGGGTTGAAATGTCCAGTCATCCACTCTCTTCTGGATCTCAACTGATGTAAAACAAGtgttaaaaaagagacaacaggcCCCAAATGGGGTCACTTGTGCTAAGCCTGAGACTTACTACCCAACCTAactgcagtttcagcctctcTCAGGAATGCAATCTTAACCAGTCAGTCTGGAATTACCTGGTCAGCTCTCGTGAGGCAATCTGCCTGGTAGACCCCTATTGCCCTCAAAGGAAGGTGCCTGAAACAATTCGCTCTTTCCTAGCAATTTCCTTGTCCCACCTCCTTCAACCTATATAAACTTTCCATTTTGTACGctctttggagctcctttctatttgctagctaggatgctgcccaattcatgaattgttgaataaagccaataagaccTTTAAAATTTAgtcaattgaattttttttttaacataagtgTATGTATTGAAGAGGAAGCAGAAAACTGTCTTAGTGGTGTCAACTCCAGCAAAGGCAAAATTTGTCAAGAAAGCTTGGGTTGTGCCTTGTGATCTCTGATTTTGGAAACACAGCCTTTTCTTTCTGAGAGATCCATAATGTTCCTATGTGTTCCCCTGTTAGATTACATTTTTTCACCAAAGTTAGGTCTTTGTTGAATGTACACTTACTTGGTCTGCAAATGCATTCGCCAGAGACAAATATGGAGCTGGGTACGTTGCAAAAATGTGTGCTGTTGCATTTTCTCCCACGATGAGCAGTTTTCCACCAGCAAAGGACATGAGTCCATCTATGGAAGACAGAGCTCTGGCATGTTAGTGTGCTCTGGCAGGGGCGAGGGATGCCTGTGCCAGGTCTTGTGCTAAAGAACTACTGTCAAGCACTCAGGTTCAGTGTGGCAGATCCATATCGTTTACCTCTCTTTGCTTCATAGTATGGCAGTTTTAGGGAAGCCTAGAGAAATCCCAGGATGGAGGGTCAAGGATAGAAAGCCCTGGGCGCCCTTGATGGTTCACTCCAAACTTGAGCCAAATCCTTAGCCAGTGAGTCCTgagagccaatcttcttctggGGGAATTCTTGGAATTTTCAAGATCGACTCAAAGCCTAAGTGGAGCTTGGGCTTACTCTAGGCAGAATTCATAATTCCCAGAGGGCTCTCGGTAACCCCTAACACCAGTCCAGAATTTGAGGGTGTTGTGGTACAGTGCAGGGGCCCTTGGAGCAAGGAGGACAGCAGTCCCCCCACACAACCAGTGTCAACCCCGGGTCTCTCCTGCCACAGCAACTGGCTCTCTGAGTTTCTGGTCTGGTCTTGAATTTCCCTATAGTCTTCTTAGACTCTAATTCTCAGAAAGACACTGGGAAGAGGCCTCTTTCCACAATGTATTTTTCTAAGGCCCGGCTCATAGATTCTAGTTTCTAAGGGCTTCAGTTTGAGAAGTCATAGTGTATTAAGACTTACCTTGGGTTAGACAGAAGGAAATACCTTAACAGTGGATTTCATAGAACTCCAAGACATTTTAGTTTGAAGGACCTTGGAAATCGTTTAGTTCAATTCCCTCGTTTTCCAGAGGAATCATCTAGTTCAATTCCCTCATTTTCCAGAGGAATCATCTAGTTCAATTCTCTCATTTTCCAGAGGAGGAGGACCACACAGCTACTTATTTAGTTCACACAGAACTAAAGTCTGGGTCTTCTATTGTCGAGACTGTGTTTTCCCCCGAGGACTGCTGCAGAATGGAAGCCCTGGCTGTCGGACAGAGGGGGAAGATGTTCCCCACACAGCCCTTTTctctgctctgcctcttccttcaAAGACTGTGTTCCAGATTCCTACTCTAAATACTCCCTCATCATATCCCTTGCTACCAGTTAAAGCCTCCTCTCTCAGCCaagtcagagaaagtcatggaGAAGCCACTGGCCTACGCTTATTTTGTGTATGTTCACACTGTAGTGCTGGTTGGGCCTAAAGATAGACTTCCTTTAAGTTCTTCCCCTGTTCCCTATTTAAGCTGGGAGCATTTTCATTAAGAGGCTTCATGAATTTGCCCTAATGATAATGTTGGCCCCATTATTTAGAACCTAGAACTGTTAGAACTGCCTGTTAATTGTAAAATGCTTCCTGTTCTTGCTTTATCTCACTTTTTCCTACCAAGTAATTCTGACTGCCAAATTCTGCCCAGCTCTGCCTAACCTCTGGACTCAGGGGCCCTACTCACCATAGTAAATGCCAAAGAGGGTTGCGGCCCCCGCAAAGGCCCCCAAGAACTGGGCTCCCATGTAAAAAGGCAATTTGAACCATTTCATCCGTCCAAAAAGACACATTGCAAAAGTCACAGCCGGGTTGATGTGGCCACCTGTGAGGAAGATAAGATGATTAGGAGTGTCGGAGGGCAGGCCAGGGAGAAGTATTATGAAGAAGCCTTATCTGGAGACCTCGGCAGAACTCAGAGAACTGTAGGTGAGGAGACAGAGGCTTGGGTATGTGTGTGcctgagtggggagggaggaaggactaATAATCTTCATGGCATCATTAGACACTGTTTAGGAAGCTTAGCCTGCTGAAAGGGGAGTCTTTACAGAAAGGAATTTGTACTCAAGTGGCTcattttctatctatctatcagcTATCTGTCACCTATCATCTATCATGATCATCTATCTACTGAGTTTTATCTATCTATAAAGCAACAACCCCAAAGAGATTGATGTAAACTGttaatttcaatatatattttaaaaagtcagtggcCATTCCTTGGTCCATGTCCAGAGGATATAAAAACAATCTTTAAGGGGAAATGCCCCTTGGTCGGTGGGCTGTGCCTCTCACTGAGGTAAGTGGCTCCGTTTATCTGAGGTGATCACAGTGTCTGAGTAGATTCCCCACATTTCCTCTGCATAAACAATGTATGGCTCTCACATCCAGAGATACAGCAACACTTCTGTCACCCCAGCCTAATCTAGAGAAATCAGCCTCCTTGATTCCCATGTACCCACAAGATCAGTTAGAGAGTTTGCTCTGTGGTAGATCAGTAATATCCCCAGCTGGCTTTGCCAGGAACAACAACATCTATTGAACACCTGCCAGATGCTGTCATAGGGGCATTACATGCACTTGATCCTTGTAAGAACCCAGTGAGATGGGTACTGCTCCAGTTAactgtgaggaaactgaggcacagaagtaaAGTAACTTTCTTAAGGCCATATGGTTAATAAGTGGTAGAACTAGGATTCCAGTCCAGGTTAACCTGAACTTTGGTGCCTATGTTTTTTATGTTATACCACTTCCAGAACTTCTTCACCAAGTCTATCAAGGCTTCTTCGCCTTAGTgggcaggaaataaaaagaatttcaaaaactATCTTTGAGCATATGGGCTCACTTCCTATGGATGAAGGATGTTCACTTAAAGAGTACAGATGACATTTTTTGTGGAGGGGGAATTACAGTCACTGTCAATGCGACCACATTGAAATGTGGACCTTTGGGTTatggaaatcaaaagaagagtgatgatgatgatgatgatgatgatgatgatgatgattcctCTCCATTTGACCCTCCACAGAACCTATCAGTGAACCTGTTTTTGGAAGCTCTCCCCCTGTGAAGAAAGACATGCTTTTCTCAAATTTCCAAGCCAAAGTGGGCTTGCAGTGAGGAGGGGTTCTGGCTGCAGGCAAAACCACGAGTCTTTTCTTCATGTGCCCTTGCCACTTGGGCTAATATGAGCAAGAAAATTCCAACGTATCAAAGTATAGATGACTTCCTGAAGTCTTACAAACACTTAaactgttttgttttacttttaaatccaAGACAGCCACAATTCTGGAGACTAGCAGGAGTACAGCTTACTAGGAAAGCTGGAAACAGGGGTTAGGAGATGGGAGCACGCACGGTGGTGGAAAGTTCCTGAAGCCAGCTCTGTTCCTATTGTCCCAGAGGCTGGTTGGAGAGTAGCCGCCACCGAACCAGCCTAGAGGGACCCATTAGGAAAGGACGAGAGGACATAAGAAATCACCTCCAATCAAAGATACCACTCCTCCTATGAGTTTGCCAATCAAAGAGTTATTTCTTTAGCAAGCTCCTCTTCCAAAATAAAACTTCCCGTAGACAGCTTTATGCTTTTTAGCCCCTCATAAGCACCCTGAGGCAGGAACTCTTCTTCATCTTGCTGCAAGGCACTTCACACGTGTTCAAGATATGAATGTTGAAGAAATAAGAGGTCTGTATTCCGAGGGCTCAGACTACAAAGATCTACAGAGAAGGAAAGTTGTTTGGGGGTCAGAGAGGGTGTGTCTGGGAGGGTGCCCTGCAAAGCAGTGACGAAAACTCTCCTTGCAGAGGTGAATGGTCGCTCCAGCTTAGTGGAAGGAAAAGGCAGAGCAGTGTAGCAGAAAGAACACGAGTGCTGGAGTCAGAGTGGGGCACTCCACCCTTGCCTTGGATCAGCCAAGGTTTTTGTGAAAATCAGCTTATTTATTTACACAAAGAGCCCGGGGTTGCAGCTGGAGACCAGGAGGCCTGAGATGAAAGTCTTATGTGAGCAGGGTGAACTCCTTCAAGGTTCTATTCTAGACAAGTCCCCTCCTGCCCGCTACCCACAGACAATTCTGTGATGGAGATAAACTTGGGAATTTGCCATTAAGCAAAGCTATTTTGCTTTTCCAGTGAATTTATATTACTTATAAAACACTACATCAAAAACAACTACGGTAGTCTAGGTACGAGTAGGCACTGTAAACACTTCGTGGGGGACGCCGCATAATTGGGGCGCTGTGGGTTCTGATTGGCGGATTGGCTGGCCAGACCACTGGCGTGTTCCCAACGGAGCAGGATGCAGGAACTTCCTGGCAGTCAGGTCACGTCTTATAGATCAAAACCACAGGGCAGCTGACCTTACCAGTCTGCAACCACAAAATGGGATCCCATTTATGTTTCAGCCCAATGTACACTGGTTGTTTTTGGAATCCTCAAAGTGGGCCTCATATGTGCCCATCAACCAGTATGTTAGCTGTAGCCACCACTGAGAAAGTCACCTCCCATTCAcaatctctctctcctgttcctgtGGCTGCTGAAGCCAATACTGACATTGGCGTGGATGTCATCAGTGGGCCGTTGTGTTGTCTTGGCCTGTTCCCAAAGCCACCAGTCCTCAGGAAGCTGGAACAGCGCTAGGTTCCAAACAGAGCTGGCAAGACCAGTTCCCTTTCCAGCCCAATGCTGCCTTTTATCAGTCAGGCTCAGAAACAGCTCTACTTGTATTTTGGGGTCTCAGCCTCTTGTAAACAATTTCATCAGCTCCTGACTCTCACTCGGAAACAAGCTCTAGTGAAAACAGCCCCATCAGTTCTGGGCACCCCTCTGAGCACAGGGGCTTTACCCCAGTCCAGGCCAGATGGGAAGACTCCACGCCACCCCTCTAGCTACATTGGTAGGGCCAGGGACCAATTTATCTTAAGTAAATATTTGACAATGTTCAATTTAGGGCATGATGCTGGCAAAACACTCCAAAACCACATCTCCAGCTAAAAAAATAGCTGAGAATAGGCCCACATTTGTATTGCACGGTTTCTGGTAACCACACTTGTGTGAATGTAGTGGGAGCATGTAGGGGGTGGCAGAGGAGTATGGTGCGTGCTTGTTCTAATCCAGGACTGTGTTCTGTGTGTCAGGTCTGCGCTGTAATAACGCCTTGGCACAGTCGGGTGGTCCCCTGGTTATTCTTGTGCCTTAGGAAGGCAGTACTATGCTGGGATCACAGCAAAGGCTCGACAAGAGTTTGAACAGAAACACTGCTCATGCCAAACAAATCAGGGAGTACACAGGAATCTGTAACCCAGCCTGCCCCTGGATCTGTCTGACTGTGATATGGAAAAGGTGCCAGCCAGCAAATGACCGTTGCAGGTGCCCAGCCCAAGGAGGCTCCCAGGGAGTCTGAGCAATCATTCTTCAGGGCTCCAATGACAGCATTTGTCACCAGGCCAGCTAGGTTAACTGCAGGATCCTCTGGCAGGACCATTCTGCCCAAAAGTCCTGCCTGGAATACCCTTCTCATAAGAGACCTTTTGAAATATCGTGTAATAAAGGGGACATGAGCTTTGCTGTCACATAGACCTGGGTCAAATCTTTCCTCTGCCTCTTTACCAGCTGTGGGACTTCCAGCAATTTATTTAATTCCTCATAGCTCCAGTTTTCTCTGTAGAACGGAGACAATAACGCCTGCCTCCAAGCGCTgcgggagaggagagaggagatgaaGTCGGTAGAGCACCAGCACAGTGTCCAGCATCACCAAGAGTCCTGCCTGAGTGTTCGGAGCACCCAGACCAGGTTGCTGAAAGATTCCGAGTGCCTTTGGGAACTGGATCATTTCCACATCAGCTTCCTCCTAAGTTCCCAGACTGCATTAAACACCATCATTTCATTTTGCTTCTCAGAACCTTGAGAGAGGCTTCTAATCAGCCTACCTCTCAGGGCAGAATTAGATCAAGACTTCCGGATCAGACCTGTGTGCCCATGAAAGCACCAGCCATTGTGCAATGACCTAGACTCTCTCTGATAGCGGTGGCTCCAGGTCCAGGGACTTGCCTCTGTTGGAGTGATCTTCACTGGGCTGTTCAGAGTATCTGGGAAACAGTTTCTAAGCATGGGGTAGAGCAAGTAAAAGATCATTTTGACTTGAAGAATATGATGCACTGGTCAGATTTAGGAATCAGTCAGTTCTGAGTTCTAACTGCCATCTCTGTCTCTTGCTAAATGTCGCCTTTGCACAAGTCACTATTTGCTGCCCATTGCAATTTATCATCTATCAAAACAGAATCAAATAGATATTCTTGCAAGATTGTTGAGATCTAAATAAATTAAGGAATGTAAAGCGTGCAGCACTGTTCTAGCACATTGGAATGAGTTAGTagtcactattattatttctattacttACCAGAGACACCTCCAGTCACATAAATGGCCATTGCAACGGCCGTTGCAAATCCAACATTGATAGTGACAATTCCTCCAAAATGTCCTCGACTGAGGATAGCTTGGGCAACAGAGCCACATCCAAGGACCTAGAATGAGAAGAAACTCAACAGGTAAGTGGCAATGGCCACTGTCAAAGATAATGGAAAGTCACAATAACAAGACATGTTTTTTAACCAAACTCATGGATTGGGCTGCCTCAAGCTTCATACAAATCAAATTATAATGATCCACCTATGTGCAGATAGCAAAATGGTGGTCCCAAGACTGCATTTGGCTTACAGATGAGTTTTGCTGGGCCTGCACAGTGTTAAAATTTTGCCTGCATTTGTAAATTGGGTAATGCCACACAATGATCCAGGTTTCtggctttattttaaattaacttttttacTTTGAGACAGTTGTAGATTCACAAGAGGTTATAAGAAGTGACACAGAAAGATCCCATGTGCCTTTTACCCATTGGTTTCTTTAAATCAATCAGAAAATCTGGCAACCCTCAGGAAAATAACTTCCTGGAGCAAAGTAGCAGTTGGCTGCTCCCTTTGAGCAGAGTGTGTGCTCTCCCAAATGGCTCGCTTCGCTTCACTTCACTCATTTAGGTCTCCTTTCTGGGCCCTATAGGAATTTGGGGTTGAGATCCCTGCTCTAGAAGTTCCCAGTATAAGCCAGATCAGGCTCAAAAATAATCACATGTACATCCAACAAGTGGAAAGGCCATTCGTACCATGTGCAAGGCCATTAGAAAGAGTGTGTGTTgtgtaagaaaacaaaagaaactgtCGGGGGATAGAGTTGGCAATGAAGCCCTCCTAATccccatgttttttctttctaatgagACCGTAGTTTCCTAAAGAGCGGAAGCTGCCAAACTTACTGCTTCTTGCATTTCTTAGGGCACTAAGCACAATGCTGTGAGCACTCTGCACCGCTGTACAATGCAGGTGAAGTATGATAGTGAGTCGTCCGCAATCTGCAGCTGCTAGAGGATCTTTTGGAGAATAGAATCAGTGTTCAGAAAGGTTTGGAATAAATACATTATGGTCCATTCCCTCAacagaatactatgcagccataaaataGAATGAGGAAGATCTGTGTGTACCAAAGTAGAAAGATCCCCAaggtatattattaaattaaaaaaaagatgcaacGCAGTGTTACAGCACACTGCCAATTGTATTAAaaacacattatatatatttcttttcatatgCATGGTCTATTACCATGAATGCACAAACGGCAGGAAGTGGGGTTGGATCTTAGAGGGGGAAACTACATGGCCAGGACAGGAGTCGGAAGAAAActtttcattgtatattcttttttttctgttttttaaccatgtgtcttagtccatttgggctgctataacaaaatacgaCAGACTGGGTAGCTCATAAATAACAGAGacttatttctcatggttctggaggctagaagtccaagatagTGCCAGCCTGGTCAggggagggccctcttccaggttgcagacttctcTCTGTGTTCTCATGTGGTGGAAGGGTGAGCTAGCTCTCTGGGACTTCTTTTATGGGGGCACCAATGTCATTCGTGAGGGCTctgctctcatgacctaatcacctcccacaggccccacctcctaataccatcaccctGAGCATTAGGTTTTTAACAAGTGAATTTGGggagggcacaaacattcagaccatgtATTTCCTAATTGTTAAAAAGTGGGTCCTATATATTCATTGAACAACCAATTAAAACCATTTAATCATGATCCATTAAAGAACATCTGGTGAAGCAGGGTTATTGGGAAAGATGGAACAGTGCAGACAAGTTTCGTAGGAAAATAACAAGACACCATGTTAATGACCATCAGCTCATGCTGTGGGTTACAGAGCTCGTGTGGTCCTGGAGGACTAAGTCCTGGACTGTAGGATCGTTACATCATTGCTCTTTATGTATCCAATTGGCcaaactttttctaaaatagaGAGTCCAGTTTGGGTGTCATCACTAAAGAGCAACCAACTTGAGGGAGGGCTCAGCACCAAGTGATGAATATTATTGAAGGACGTACGAGGAAAGTTTTCAGAGACAAATATatctaagaaaaaagagataaagaacgTGAACACTTCTTTTCTGGAAGGTAATAACCAGCTACGGTGTCTCTTCCCACAAGGATGAAACTGGAAGTTTGAGGCTGTAATATGAGAGCTTGCACATAAACAGTTTCCTGGTAGTGATGAATTAATTCTAAATAGCTCTCCCGGGGGGCGCATTTGTGAGGTCTTCCAGAGAAGTATAATTTACAAACAAGGGATGTTTAATACATATAGAATGACTTTGGTTTACTCCTTCCTGAAGACAGAGAATTACCTAGATGATCTTTTAACATCCTTCCAGTCCCCAGTTCTGGGATATATTGACTTGCCTTAGTTCTAACTACTAGACAGCAGGGAGAAGTAGGCGGGCTTGACATCTCGAGGGAAGTGCTACGCATCCCGCGCACATGGCTGTCTTTGACTTTCATCACAGCCTTGCCTCCAGACTCTACATTGAATGCTAAACAAAGTTGCAGGAGGAACAcattcccttttcccttttcAAAATAATCCCCTGGGTTCATGGCATAGCCTACCAACTTCACCTAGACTTGACATTATTTTCTCTAGAATCCCTATCTACTATAATAACTGTCAGAATTAAAACCACATtggtgtctttctttctttttgatttaaagCCACTTAAATGCCCTGGGCACAACTTGCAACCTAACTAGCATTTAGGTAGCATCTTCTGTAAAGAACTAAAAAATACTACCGACAGCGGGATGACCTGATTTAGACAACTGAGGGGTTAGAAGAAATGCCTTCAGACACGGGCCAGCCCAGAGCTATGACTGCTTTTCGAATGagcatcttctctcttttgtggTCTGATGTGCATGATGCACTTGTGCTAGTCCAGAGAGGGCGTGAAAACTTTAAAGGGCCTGAGTGGACCTGGGGAGGCCTCTGTCCTGTCAAATTTCACTATGATTGATACTCTCCTCTTCCACCCTAGATGCTGAAATTGCTTTTCTCGTTCTTTTCTTAGAAGCATGTACCTTCATTGCTTCTATTGCCATCTAGTGGGGCACTTAGTCACAGATGTCATTGAACTGTTTCCGTATCTATGCCTAGTTTTCCCAATTTTATAAGAAGATACTCAAGATCATGTATTAAACTTCTTTGTCTCTGTAGTAGCGTCTAGTATATTGGAGGTAATTAAATAACCACATCCCAGGTGCTGCTTCCAGGAATGACTGGTGTCTGTGTAAATGAACACTTCACTTTTCAGTCTCAGCTTGTTCATCTATTGAAGGGGAGTAAAAACACCTGTGAGGCTGTTTCATAAGACTGTTCAGAAAAGGTTCAGATAGGGTAACATTAGTGAAGGCACTATTTAAACAACAAAGGGCAATAATAAGTACAACTATTATTGCTTTTAGTATAAACTCAAAAGGGAAACTCCAATTCAGGGTGAATAAGTTAAGACAAAGGGACTcatgatcttaaccactaaatCAATGTCTGGCAATAAAAACGGGAGAAAACACATCTATGAGAGATTTTAGAAATAGTTGCCGTTTCATTCCTGGATCAAATGGATCACAATTTgcagagagggggaaatgggaaactgaaagaCCTTCAGGTTGTTTTGTCTTTCTCCAAAAAAGAGTCATTTCATCGCTGGCGAGGTTTTAGTGCTTTTGGTGGGAAAGCAATGCTAGCAAAGAGGAGAGAGTAAACAACTGTGTTTATTATCAGGTTCCACGCATGTCAGGAGCAAGAGTAAGAATTTcgatggaaaagaaagaaagacatttaaaagGCTGAATTCCTACAAAAGATAGATTGGTGAGTGAGGTATCCGCAAGTCATTCCCAATCACCCAGGCCAAACATTCTGGAATCGTTTGgtattccttccctttctctctcttggccACTCATAGCCAAGCACACCCAAATCTCACTGAGCCTTCTTCTGCAGCCTCCAACCAGTATCCCCACCTCCAGTGTCTCCCCCTCTGGTGTCTCCCATGCCAGATGAAGCACGA from Equus asinus isolate D_3611 breed Donkey chromosome 2, EquAss-T2T_v2, whole genome shotgun sequence includes these protein-coding regions:
- the AQP9 gene encoding aquaporin-9 isoform X2 translates to MQPEKGQNAKSFKRRLVLKSSLAKETLSEFLGTFIMIVLGCGSVAQAILSRGHFGGIVTINVGFATAVAMAIYVTGGVSGGHINPAVTFAMCLFGRMKWFKLPFYMGAQFLGAFAGAATLFGIYYDGLMSFAGGKLLIVGENATAHIFATYPAPYLSLANAFADQGWKLLLVDSCSGPSGWCLHWGPHLCSCH